One segment of Aquimarina sp. BL5 DNA contains the following:
- a CDS encoding Ig-like domain-containing protein translates to MLQYHLPKKKYLRFIFLIIPILVQAQLDQTYFQRLKTERVPSENDIEWKQFGPGNAGFSDFLRYHPTQPDVIVMGPDLFVVWQSENNGQSWFNIKDKDGNGEFSRLRDLYYSGTNESFGLAIESSQLWKTIDMGRNWTIVQNAPWYNADTDGSDGLGFISKVSSIAIDPNDDNTWYVGTGGHIRGESRFTTQSNVNAANPRGRENISFQGVAFQGSIYKTMNGGTSWTELTNGIDSKAQFCRIIVNPSNNQEVYAASIDGLYKSENGGTTWTNIGEGKLPNNTIVDMDFYYDVTSDRFVLYLIDQIRYFPSGNTTTNTGGIFKTEDNGVTFTDITGDLYIDVNQLTGGVPQNYDQYIANWFGISVAAAQSTYPVRPTNVLQYFNSLNVDPSRPDALYVGFADAQIQNSIVPGRLWGTSNGGQKWTNLARDFGPAWENDRTYWESRGNPFNDNMVMGHEPFIQQFGQNYPLRSLRYCSVNSRGDVMIIAGHNTLLSTDNGVTFNQVDEDNTATGLVGRGNSNLPGESIHQDKRLGPDRPLMGSGEHRLWLLTDDGTNDRQGVRQIKNSRETISTLVTHPLNKDIIFTTSYRQAGKERIERSTDGGESFSDWGLATPAESQMRTQSLGVDPKNPDIMFFGITDKEINDVDKEGGFYYSDDGGRTFTPRNTGLPTNVRISDIKIDPRDQTNASYFAAAQRLSFSQGSGSSPLAQGGLYFTNNRGLNWTRIDIAPGVTGVNRIEFDTTNRMYVTSGHRGTFNENITGGVWYTDDFGVTWTRIFDNDRTFSIDVSPFDNNILVATIGFLQLNPGIYLSEDRGLTWKKNNIDGLNTEIRNVEFDLHDATTLWAVSLGNGFNRGAYSNGTQARVLSVSPFEVDMQSGETETIQATILRGGFNQSDITWSSSNPSIATVDQNGNVTAVSMGQAKITALIASRYSDFAIITVDAPEPPAPLLADGEYFIESPVNQQRLVALSSENFNARMDNGTSNDLDTWTLIHLGNDVYTFQNKATSRYLEVTNGSCGNQTNVTTGIDNTETYQMFKIEENGENYSIKPQHCLVQGVDRDFGAVDANIHTFFFNPTNVNQQWNITPTDPLNIASFKFESVRFAPNPANEQITFTGVTGNIRIKISDLSGKLLMTKTLNPGTTIVDISELSRGLYIISSQDNSWSKKLIK, encoded by the coding sequence ATGCTGCAATACCATTTACCCAAAAAAAAATACTTAAGGTTTATATTCTTAATAATCCCTATTCTAGTTCAAGCACAATTGGACCAAACTTATTTTCAGAGATTAAAAACAGAAAGAGTGCCTTCTGAAAATGATATTGAATGGAAACAATTTGGACCAGGTAATGCTGGATTTTCTGATTTCTTAAGATATCATCCTACGCAACCTGATGTAATAGTGATGGGGCCAGACTTATTCGTAGTATGGCAATCTGAAAATAATGGTCAAAGTTGGTTTAATATAAAAGACAAAGATGGTAATGGAGAGTTTTCGAGATTGCGTGATTTATATTATTCAGGTACTAATGAAAGTTTTGGGCTTGCTATAGAAAGTTCACAACTATGGAAAACCATTGATATGGGCAGAAATTGGACTATTGTACAGAATGCCCCATGGTATAATGCTGATACAGATGGGTCTGATGGATTAGGTTTCATTTCAAAAGTATCTTCAATAGCAATAGATCCTAATGATGACAATACTTGGTACGTAGGTACAGGTGGGCATATTAGAGGAGAATCACGTTTTACAACACAGAGCAATGTGAATGCTGCTAATCCAAGAGGTAGAGAAAATATATCTTTTCAAGGGGTTGCTTTTCAAGGTAGTATATACAAAACTATGAACGGAGGAACTAGTTGGACGGAATTAACAAATGGAATTGATTCAAAAGCTCAGTTTTGTAGAATTATTGTAAACCCTTCAAACAATCAAGAAGTCTACGCTGCTTCAATCGATGGACTATATAAATCAGAAAATGGAGGTACTACTTGGACTAATATTGGAGAAGGTAAATTACCTAATAATACCATCGTAGATATGGATTTTTATTATGATGTTACTTCTGATAGATTTGTACTATATTTAATAGATCAAATACGTTATTTTCCATCTGGAAATACAACAACAAATACTGGTGGGATATTTAAAACAGAAGATAATGGAGTTACATTTACGGATATCACCGGAGATCTTTATATAGATGTAAACCAATTAACAGGAGGTGTACCTCAAAATTATGATCAATATATTGCAAATTGGTTTGGTATTAGCGTTGCTGCGGCTCAATCAACCTATCCAGTTAGACCAACTAATGTATTACAATATTTTAATTCTTTAAATGTAGATCCTAGTAGACCTGATGCACTCTATGTTGGGTTCGCAGATGCCCAAATACAAAACTCTATCGTACCAGGACGACTTTGGGGTACAAGTAATGGAGGTCAGAAATGGACAAATTTGGCTAGAGATTTTGGTCCTGCCTGGGAAAATGATAGAACCTATTGGGAATCCAGAGGAAATCCATTTAATGATAATATGGTTATGGGACATGAGCCATTTATTCAACAGTTTGGTCAAAATTATCCTTTGAGATCTTTACGATATTGCTCAGTAAACAGCCGAGGAGATGTTATGATTATAGCAGGACATAACACCTTATTAAGTACTGATAATGGAGTAACCTTTAATCAGGTAGACGAGGATAATACAGCTACCGGTTTAGTAGGAAGAGGTAATAGTAATTTACCAGGAGAAAGTATACATCAAGATAAACGATTAGGACCAGACAGACCATTAATGGGGTCTGGAGAACATAGATTATGGCTTCTTACCGATGATGGAACAAACGATAGACAAGGTGTAAGACAAATAAAAAACTCTAGAGAAACTATAAGTACTTTAGTAACACACCCATTAAATAAAGATATTATTTTCACAACTTCTTATAGACAAGCTGGTAAGGAAAGGATTGAGCGTTCTACAGATGGAGGAGAATCCTTTTCTGATTGGGGACTAGCCACGCCTGCCGAATCCCAAATGCGGACGCAATCTTTAGGGGTCGACCCAAAAAACCCGGATATCATGTTTTTTGGGATTACAGATAAAGAAATTAACGATGTTGATAAAGAAGGTGGCTTTTATTATTCTGATGATGGAGGCAGAACATTTACACCAAGAAATACGGGACTTCCTACAAATGTTCGAATAAGTGATATAAAAATAGATCCTAGAGATCAAACAAATGCCTCTTACTTTGCAGCAGCTCAAAGACTGTCTTTTAGTCAAGGGAGCGGTTCGTCTCCTTTAGCTCAAGGCGGATTATATTTCACAAATAATAGAGGATTGAATTGGACGAGAATTGATATTGCTCCAGGAGTGACTGGTGTTAATAGAATTGAGTTTGATACTACAAATAGAATGTACGTTACCAGCGGACATCGAGGTACTTTTAATGAAAATATAACGGGTGGGGTTTGGTATACAGATGACTTCGGAGTTACTTGGACTCGTATTTTTGATAATGACAGAACTTTTTCAATAGATGTTTCTCCATTTGATAATAACATTCTGGTGGCAACTATTGGTTTTTTACAATTAAATCCAGGTATCTATCTGAGTGAAGATCGTGGATTGACCTGGAAAAAAAATAATATCGATGGTTTGAATACAGAAATCAGAAATGTAGAATTTGATCTTCATGATGCTACGACGTTATGGGCTGTATCTTTGGGTAATGGTTTTAATCGCGGAGCATATTCTAATGGAACTCAAGCAAGAGTATTAAGTGTTTCTCCTTTTGAGGTTGATATGCAATCAGGAGAAACAGAAACAATACAAGCTACAATCCTACGTGGAGGGTTTAATCAATCAGATATCACTTGGAGTTCCAGTAATCCATCAATAGCAACTGTAGATCAAAATGGTAACGTCACAGCCGTCTCTATGGGGCAAGCAAAAATAACAGCTTTAATAGCTAGCAGATACAGTGATTTTGCTATAATTACTGTAGATGCTCCAGAACCTCCTGCTCCATTACTTGCAGATGGAGAATATTTCATAGAATCTCCTGTTAATCAGCAAAGGCTTGTGGCATTAAGTTCTGAAAACTTTAATGCTAGAATGGATAATGGTACCTCTAATGATTTAGACACTTGGACACTTATACATTTAGGAAACGATGTTTATACATTCCAGAATAAGGCAACTTCCCGTTATTTAGAAGTAACTAATGGTAGCTGTGGAAATCAAACAAATGTAACTACTGGGATTGACAATACAGAAACCTACCAAATGTTTAAGATTGAAGAAAATGGAGAAAACTATAGCATCAAACCTCAACATTGTCTTGTACAAGGTGTGGATAGAGATTTTGGAGCAGTGGATGCTAATATTCATACATTCTTCTTTAATCCTACGAATGTAAATCAGCAATGGAATATTACACCTACAGATCCATTAAACATAGCATCTTTTAAATTTGAAAGCGTCCGGTTTGCTCCAAATCCAGCAAATGAACAAATTACATTTACAGGGGTTACAGGTAATATACGAATTAAGATATCAGATCTTAGCGGAAAACTATTAATGACCAAAACATTAAATCCCGGAACAACCATTGTTGATATTTCTGAACTTAGCCGTGGTTTATATATAATTTCATCACAAGATAATAGCTGGAGTAAGAAGTTAATAAAATAA